The following coding sequences lie in one Panicum virgatum strain AP13 chromosome 6N, P.virgatum_v5, whole genome shotgun sequence genomic window:
- the LOC120677912 gene encoding uncharacterized protein LOC120677912 → MRQSPPRLHGRRAGDEGATDRLSALPDALLHRVLSPLKAWEVVRTCVLARRWRHLWASAPCVDLRPSRDDDAPEEFPRFVRRLLRGRDASAAVDMLRLRSSDADGAFDENDARSWIRAAIKRKARLVHLIGHRDGLSALDHADFASRHLKILKLSYALLDDNILTHLSSRCPSLEEMDLKDCLISGNEISSSSLKTLVMVKCNMFWGLSITAPKLTLLRCIKPIGQAPSFKNLGSLVAGTIVLDDYCLSDDFEDFSKDELDETTDDDESDDTRDDKVGYHKNRKRKMKPMVMSDDDELDSDTDDDDDEVDETSDDDSGDGKKRKRKAGAGYGFGLPQKRHRPGGYKDANDYGSDIESDDNTVEYSDIANDCDESGYDGVGQSSGKDGSGKVYGENSGHSDSKVLGGHNVLHSLSNAKSLELLADAGGLATITLFYVILTRELKSCPSFSNLKTLSLGEWCMAADFDALVFFLQHSPNLERLFLELKLNFNLRKPLEIGVKPKGRSFACKHLQMVKIKCSKDDARIHKLAFLFRANSVPVEKIFVRRTGSTYLRGKKMMKDLARHEHVRWIAHVCLPYVGTFLSSLGS, encoded by the exons ATGCGCcagtcgccgccgcgcctccacggCCGCCGAGCGGGCGATGAGGGGGCGACCGACCGCCTCAGTGCGCTCCCCGACGCGCTCCTGCACCGCGTCCTGTCGCCACTCAAGGCGTGGGAAGTGGTGCGCACCTGCGTGCTCGCACGGCGGTGGCGCCACCTCTGGGCATCCGCGCCCTGCGTAGACCTCCGCCCCAGCCGCGACGACGACGCGCCCGAGGAGTTCCCCCGCTTcgtgcgccgcctcctccgcggccgcgaCGCGTCGGCGGCCGTGGACATGCTCCGCCTGCGGTCGAGCGACGCCGACGGCGCCTTCGACGAGAACGACGCCAGGTCGTGGATCCGTGCCGCGATCAAGCGCAAGGCTCGACTCGTTCATCTGATCGGGCATCGCGACGGCCTCTCGGCGCTGGACCACGCGGACTTCGCCTCCAGGCACCTCAAGATCTTGAAGCTGTCCTACGCCCTACTTGACGACAACATCCTCACGCATCTTTCTTCTCGGTGCCCGTCTTTAGAAGAAATGGATCTCAAGGATTGCTTGATTTCGGGCAATGAGATTTCGTCCTCATCGTTGAAGACCTTGGTAATGGTCAAATGCAATATGTTCTGGGGCCTCTCTATCACTGCTCCGAAACTTACGCTGCTGCGCTGCATTAAGCCAATCGGCCAAGCCCCGTCTTTCAAGAACTTGGGGTCACTTGTTGCGGGCACCATCGTACTTGATGACTACTGTTTGAGTGATGATTTTGAGGACTTCAGCAAGGACGAATTAGATGAAACCACTGATGATGATGAATCAGATGATACCAGAGATGACAAGGTTGGTTATCACAAGAACAGGAAGCGCAAGATGAAACCTATGGTTATGTCTGATGATGATGAACTGGATAGTGatactgatgatgatgatgatgaagttgATGAAACCAGTGATGATGACAGCGGTGATGGTAAGAAAAGGAAGCGCAAGGCTGGAGCTGGATATGGATTTGGTTTGCCTCAGAAAAGACATAGGCCTGGTGGTTACAAGGATGCTAATGATTATGGCAGTGATATTGAAAGCGATGATAACACTGTTGAATATAGTGACATTGCAAATGACTGTGATGAGTCTGGGTATGATGGTGTTGGCCAGAGTTCGGGGAAAGATGGTAGCGGTAAGGTCTATGGTGAAAATTCTGGACACAGTGACAGTAAAGTTTTAGGTGGTCATAATGTTCTTCACAGCCTTTCAAATGCTAAAAGTTTGGAGCTGCTAGCTGATGCTGGAGGTTTAGCCACCATCACCCTTTTTTAT GTGATTCTGACTAGAGAACTGAAAAGTTGCCCAAGCTTTAGCAACCTGAAGACCTTGTCCCTTGGTGAGTGGTGTATGGCTGCTGACTTTGATGCATTAGTCTTCTTTCTGCAGCATTCACCTAATTTGGAGAGGCTTTTTCTTGAACTTAAACTG AACTTCAATCTCAGGAAGCCATTGGAAATTGGTGTCAAACCTAAGGGAAGATCTTTTGCTTGCAAACATCTTCAAATGGTGAAGATCAAATGCTCTAAGGATGATGCAAGAATCCATAAGCTGGCATTTTTGTTCAGAGCAAATAGTGTACCAGTGGAGAAGATTTTTGTCCGTCGAACTGGAAGTACAT ATCTTCGTggcaagaagatgatgaaggaTCTTGCTAGGCATGAACATGTAAGATGGATTGCTCACGTGTGTTTACCCTATGTTGGAACGTTCTTATCTTCTCTGGGGAGTTAA